The Helianthus annuus cultivar XRQ/B chromosome 16, HanXRQr2.0-SUNRISE, whole genome shotgun sequence genome includes a window with the following:
- the LOC118488207 gene encoding heat shock cognate 70 kDa protein-like: protein MATSRRSGAPAIGIDLGTTYSCVAVWRDDRVEIITNEYGNRTTPSCVAFTDAERLIGDGAINQITFNPNNTVYDAKRLIGRRFSEIMMQDDLKLWPFKVIQGTNDMPKVVVNYKGQEKQFTTEEISSMVLAKMKQVAETYIGETVKSTVITVPAYFNDCQRQSTKNAATIAGLKVMRMINEPTAAAVAYGVAHKSRIVGERNVLVFDLGGGTLLSIGEGSFFEVKAVAGDTHLGGHDFDNNLVSYCVEEFKNKWNKDLSGNKKALARLKVACEKAKIILSFATTTLIEIHGLHEAIDFSLRITRAKFEDLNMTIFTKCIKKVDTCLAYAKMNKTSVHEVILVGGSTRIPKVQSMLQEFFDGKELCKSINPDEAVAYGAAVMAAMLSGETSEILNELVLLDVTPLALGVEVLGEKMCVVIPRNTLIPTSFTKKFVTTKDYQSSIRFKVYQGERTRSTDNYLLGQLLVSGIPAAPKGVSVVEICFEIDANGILTVTGKVVLTGKTETLTVTNYRGRLSKQEIEKMTKDAEKFKVEDHEYKRKVDACNGLEDCLYVLKKKLKGDDRTPKVLKNMKYAYEETRKWLADNKTATGDEIEARKEYLEFVSSLAFSN, encoded by the exons ATGGCCACGAGTAGGAGAAGTGGAGCACCTGCAATCGGCATTGACCTGGGAACCACGTATTCATGTGTTGCAGTTTGGAGAGATGACCGAGTAGAGATCATAACCAACGAGTACGGAAACCGAACAACTCCATCTTGTGTTGCTTTCACTGATGCTGAACGTCTCATTGGTGATGGTGCTATCAATCAGATCACTTTCAACCCTAATAATACTGTATACG ATGCGAAGAGGCTTATAGGCAGGAGATTCAGTGAGATCATGATGCAAGATGACTTGAAGTTGTGGCCTTTTAAGGTTATACAAGGAACTAATGACATGCCAAAAGTTGTGGTTAACTACAAAGGTCAAGAGAAACAGTTTACTACAGAAGAAATCTCATCAATGGTTCTTGCCAAGATGAAACAAGTTGCAGAGACATATATTGGTGAAACCGTTAAATCCACTGTCATCACAGTTCCAGCTTACTTCAATGATTGTCAACGTCAGTCAACAAAGAATGCAGCCACCATTGCAGGCCTAAAGGTCATGCGTATGATCAATGAGCCAACTGCAGCTGCAGTTGCTTATGGTGTGGCCCATAAGTcgcgaattgttggagaaaggaatGTGCTTGTATTTGATCTTGGTGGTGGCACTCTTCTCTCCATTGGTGAAGGCAGTTTCTTTGAGGTTAAAGCTGTTGCTGGTGACACTCATTTGGGGGGTCATGATTTTGATAACAATTTGGTGAGTTATTGTGTTGAGGAGTTTAAGAACAAATGGAACAAGGATTTGTCTGGAAACAAAAAAGCGTTGGCGAGACTGAAAGTTGCGTGTGAGAAAGCAAAGATAATTCTTTCATTTGCCACCACAACTTTAATTGAAATCCATGGTTTGCATGAGGCTATTGATTTTTCTTTGAGAATTACTAGGGCCAAATTTGAGGATCTAAATATGACTATTTTCACCAAGTGTATCAAGAAAGTGGATACATGTTTAGCCTATGCAAAGATGAACAAAACAAGTGTACATGAGGTGATTCTCGTTGGTGGGTCGACTAGAATACCAAAGGTCCAAAGTATGTTGCAGGAGTTCTTTGATGGGAAGGAGCTATGCAAGAGCATCAACCCTGATGAAGCGGTTGCATATGGAGCAGCGGTTATGGCTGCAATGTTATCTGGTGAAACTAGCGAAATCCTAAACGAGTTAGTGCTATTGGATGTTACTCCTTTGGCACTTGGTGTTGAGGTACTAGGAGAGAAAATGTGTGTTGTTATCCCACGGAACACTTTGATACCTACATCGTTTACTAAGAAATTTGTAACAACCAAAGACTACCAATCTTCTATAAGGTTTAAGGTGTACCAAGGTGaacggacaagatctacagataattatttGTTGGGGCAGCTTTTAGTTTCTGGAATTCCAGCTGCTCCTAAGGGAGTCTCAGTAGTTGAGATTTGCTTTGAAATAGATGCTAATGGTATCCTTACAGTCACAGGAAAGGTAGTTCTTACCGGAAAGACTGAAACTCTTACTGTCACCAATTATAGAGGTCGATTGTCGAAGCAAGAGATTGAGAAAATGACTAAAGATGCGGAGAAGTTTAAAGTTGAGGATCACGAGTACAAGAGGAAAGTGGATGCATGCAATGGCTTGGAAGACTGTTTGTATGTTTTAAAGAAGAAGTTGAAAGGAGATGATAGGACCCCAAAGGTGTTAAAGAACATGAAGTACGCATATGAAGAAACCAGGAAATGGCTCGCTGATAACAAAACTGCAAcaggtgatgaaatcgaggctcgGAAGGAGTATCTTGAATTCGTATCCTCCCTTGCATTTTCAAACTAA